Proteins co-encoded in one Nicotiana sylvestris chromosome 7, ASM39365v2, whole genome shotgun sequence genomic window:
- the LOC104224758 gene encoding phenolic glucoside malonyltransferase 1-like — MAPLQQKIKVLECCQVSPPSGSVPSTILPLTFLDIPWLLFSPSQPLFFYDFPHTTSHFKQTILSNFKTSLSFTLQYFFPLAGNLIIPPQPALPHLSYTSGDSVSLTIAESTADFNQLSGYNQIRGVQDFHQLVPQMPKNCDLLGIDQESRYSLLAVQITIFPECGISIGFSLCHVAADERTFNNFLKVWAAIFRTGLELYLPALNKNLPYYDRSVIRDTNGLEPILWKQWWNQICLPKLLVDNFDMVRSTFVMGRPDMEVIKGWIMSRSEKLFGSVQLLLSPYVITCSYIWVCWLKANMQHIEDPIEKTEPHYFGFIAGGITRLGYSVPVTYVGNCIAFGRAMARRNELLGENGIVFAAKAIGDTINELDRNVLGGVENWISDWKVFCGSGLHITVTGSPKVDLYSLDFGLGGPRKIEEISIDNTGSVSLCESREMVGGIEIGLALPLAKMEAFRVLYNEGLKIFPKTLPRDMG, encoded by the coding sequence ATGGCACCTCTACAGCAAAAAATTAAAGTGCTTGAATGTTGCCAAGTCTCGCCACCATCAGGTTCAGTTCCATCAACTATTTTGCCATTAACATTCTTAGACATACCTTGGCTTCTTTTTTCCCCAAGTCAACCCCTTTTCTTCTATGATTTCCCTCACACAACTTCTCATTTCAAACAAACCATTCTATCCAACTTCAAAACTTCCCTTTCCTTCACACTCCAATATTTTTTCCCTTTAGCTGGCAATCTGATAATACCACCACAACCAGCTTTACCACACCTTAGCTACACCTCAGGTGACTCTGTTTCATTAACCATAGCAGAGTCCACAGCTGATTTTAACCAACTCTCAGGCTACAACCAAATTAGGGgtgttcaagattttcatcaattAGTTCCTCAAATGCCAAAAAATTGTGACTTGCTTGGTATTGACCAAGAGTCAAGGTACTCACTTTTGGCTGTCCAAATAACTATCTTTCCTGAATGTGGGATTTCTATTGGATTTTCCCTATGTCATGTGGCTGCAGATGAAAGGACATTCAACAATTTCTTGAAGGTTTGGGCTGCTATTTTTAGAACGGGACTAGAGTTGTACTTGCCTGCGTTGAACAAGAATTTACCGTATTATGACAGGTCAGTAATTCGTGACACTAATGGACTTGAACCAATCTTGTGGAAACAATGGTGGAACCAAATATGTTTGCCAAAATTGCTAGTTGATAATTTCGACATGGTAAGGTCCACATTTGTGATGGGTCGACCCGACATGGAGGTTATCAAAGGATGGATCATGTCTCGGTCTGAAAAACTATTCGGGTCAGTTCAGTTGCTTCTTTCTCCGTATGTCATAACATGTTCATATATTTGGGTGTGCTGGTTGAAAGCTAACATGCAACATATTGAAGATCCAATTGAAAAAACGGAGCCCCATTATTTCGGTTTCATAGCGGGCGGTATAACCCGGTTAGGTTACTCGGTACCTGTAACTTATGTAGGTAACTGCATTGCATTTGGTAGAGCAATGGCAAGGAGAAATGAGTTACTGGGAGAGAATGGTATAGTTTTTGCTGCAAAAGCAATTGGGGATACAATAAACGAATTGGATAGGAATGTGTTGGGTGGGGTAGAAAATTGGATTTCGGATTGGAAGGTGTTCTGTGGGTCGGGGCTCCATATAACAGTAACCGGGTCACCTAAAGTGGATCTTTACAGCTTGGATTTCGGGTTGGGCGGACCcagaaaaattgaagaaatatcaATAGATAATACAGGTAGTGTGTCTCTATGTGAAAGCAGAGAGATGGTTGGTGGAATAGAGATTGGTTTGGCTCTTCCATTGGCCAAAATGGAGGCCTTTCGGGTTCTCTATAATGAAGGGCTCAAAATCTTCCCTAAAACTCTTCCAAGAGACATGGGTTGA
- the LOC138872979 gene encoding protein FAR1-RELATED SEQUENCE 4-like — protein sequence MKDSTLFKIVNIEKKHNFSVNTMKVDQRHATSKLISGYIIDNFRDPRFEVTPAFVTAEMQKLHGLDIGYHKAWRAIQLASALIRETPEENYELLSSYLYMMRNKNPRTYTNINIDNNNRFVYLFYAYGSSISGWNHFSKDANNQIFPLTFGIAESKNNNSYEWYFSQLHNAIGSRENLFFLPDRHQAIAYGIAKVYPESHHGICIYHLEQNLKRRKVKSEVIKLFQSAARVYRRKEFDLYMSDIAKVDKKTYDYLMEEPPERRNEAEGTFYDVSCWIEEELKKKIDLAFTLNVFPVDSWCSRVEEEGITFLVDLNKRTCDCFQFQFDELPCIHAIAAIEKRNIKKSNFCSHWYLKESWLKTYERQIHPVGHTDSWIVPESVKSQIVKPPDFKVPPGRRQKKRHILTTE from the exons ATGAAAGATTCAACACTGTTCAAGATAGTAAATATTGAGAAAAAGCATAACTTCTCTGTTAACACTATGAAAGTTGATCAAAGGCATGCGACTTCAAAGTTGATTAGTGGTTACATTATCGACAATTTTCGAGACCCAAGGTTTGAAGTTACACCAGCTTTTGTCACGGCAGAGATGCAAAAATTGCATGGACTAGACATTGGGTATCACAAGGCGTGGCGTGCTATTCAACTTGCTTCCGCTTTAATAAGAGAAACTCCTGAAGAGAATTATGAATTATTGTCTTCATACTTGTATATGATGAGAAATAAAAACCCGAGAACATATACTAACATAAATATAGACAACAACAACAG gtttgtttatttgttttatgCATATGGATCATCAATATCTGGTTGGAATCATT TTTCAAAGGATGCAAATAATCAAATTTTCCCACTAACTTTTGGAATAGCAGAATCTAAAAATAACAATTCttatgagtggtactttagtCAGCTTCACAATGCAATTGGGAGCCGTGagaatttattttttttaccaGACAGGCATCAAGCTATTGCATATGGCATTGCAAAGGTATATCCTGAAAGCCATCATGGGATTTGCATCTATCATTTGGAGCAGAACCTAAAGCGAAGGAAAGTGAAAAGTGAGGTCATAAAACTTTTCCAAAGTGCTGCAAGAGTATACAGGCGCAAAGAATTTGATCTATACATGTCAGATATAGCAAAAGTAGATAAGAAGACTTATGACTACTTGATGGAAGAACCACCGGAAAG aagaaatgaagcagAAGGAACTTTTTATGATGTTTCTTGTTGGATAGAGGAGGAATTGAAGAAAAAGATAGATTTAGCATTTACTTTGAAT gtcttccctgttgattcatggtgttctagagttgaagaagaaggaataaCTTTCTTGGTGGACTTAAACAAAAGAACATGTGATTGTTTTCAATTTCAATTTGATGAATTACCATGCATACATGCAATTGCAGCTATCGAGAAGAGAAACATCAAGAAGTCCAACTTTTGCTCGCACTGGTACTTAAAGGAATCTTGGCTGAAAACATATGAAAGACAAATACATCCTGTAGGACATACTGATTCTTGGATTGTACCAGAGAGTGTTAAGTCACAAATTGTTAAACCTCCAGATTTCAAAGTGCCACCAGGTAGAAGGCAGAAGAAAAGGCATATTCTAACTACCGAGTAA